A genomic segment from Mustela lutreola isolate mMusLut2 chromosome 15, mMusLut2.pri, whole genome shotgun sequence encodes:
- the LOC131815888 gene encoding uncharacterized protein LOC131815888, whose protein sequence is MERREAPGAAGGLCGESPGAAPKGVPERVGAEAADAGPPSGVVPSQGSGPSPHSGEIVTCASGSSRPTGGVAVLGSGPHWPPGEVASLGAGSGAHPDGLPAPFPEASVCGTCSPGSGGSGVYSWECSPSRSGSTCLNLHKPCEDWPRSILKTSTTILMQKSLSADKKKAQRWDEMNILATYHPADKDYGFMKVDEPSTPYHRLQDSDEDMPGAVSHTVTPQALAERFATMDNFYPKVLRYRNKRSSESSDIFSKTHSSDFDKHRKSHYDEGKFLKAQKSLPFSKNKPCHGARSSLGSGSQVMEPRPVERGRMGGLTGEVQDEICLVTRNHVPEVKGGALMDTCGSLDAPGSWKTQCDWDDSSDPPTFRNPSLPSATVMWDQDVDQQRKEYYSKGRYLRCSPHPELEEDTEDEPEQRDSESRRGQPGAGGANNQQT, encoded by the exons ATGGAGAGGCGGGAGGCTCCGGGGGCTGCTGGCGGCCTCTGCGGGGAATCCCCGGGAGCGGCACCCAAGGGTGTGCCAGAAAGAGTCGGAGCGGAGGCGGCCGACGCCGGGCCgccgtccggggtggtcccgtcTCAGGGTTCTGGGCCCTCCCCGCACTCCGGGGAAATCGTAACTTGCGCTTCTGGTTCTAGCCGGCCCACCGGGGGGGTAGCTGTCCTCGGTTCGGGGCCCCACTGGCCCCCGGGGGAGGTTGCGAGCCTCGGCGCCGGGTCCGGGGCACACCCTGACGGATTACCTGCCCCCTTCCCTGAAGCCAGTGTGTGCGGGACCTGCAGCCCCGGGTCGGGGGGCTCTGGGGTGTACAGCTGGGAATGCAGTCCATCGCGCTCCGGGTCAACCTGCTTGAACCTCCACAAACCTTGTGAGGACTGGCCCCGCAGCATCCTAAAGACCAGCACCACCATCCTGATGCAGAAATCCCTTAGCGCTGACAA GAAAAAGGCCCAGCGGTGGGATGAAATGAACATCCTGGCCACCTACCACCCCGCTGACAAGGATTATGGGTTTATGAAGGTGGATGAGCCCAGCACCCCCTACCACAG GCTGCAGGACAGCGATGAGGACATGCCTGGGGCGGTCTCTCACACAGTGACTCCCCAGGCGCTGGCTGAAAG GTTTGCAACAATGGACAATTTCTACCCCAAGGTCCTGCGGTACCGTAATAAGAGAAGCTCAGAGTCTTCAGACATCTTTTCCAAGACAC ACTCCAGTGATTTTGACAAGCACCGAAAGTCGCACTATGATGAGGGAAAGTTCCTCAAGGCTCAGAAAAGCCTTCCCTTCAGTAAAAACAAGCCCTGCCATGGGGCTCGCTCCAGTCTGGGCAGCGGTAGTCAGGTCATGGAGCCCAGGCCTGTGGAGAGAGGCCGGATGGGAGGACTGACCGGAGAAGTCCAAGATGAGATTTGTCTGGTGACCAGGAACCACGTCCCAGAAGTCAAGG GGGGGGCTCTTATGGACACCTGTGGATCCCTGGATGCCCCAGGCAGCTGGAAGACTCAGTGTGATTGGGATGACTCCTCAGATCCCCCTACCTTCAGAAACCCATCCCTGCCTTCAGCCACCGTCATGTGGGACCAGGACGTTGATCAGCAGCGCAAGGAGTATTATAGCAAGGGAAGGTACCTCAGATGCTCTCCCCACCCAGAGCTTGAGGAGGACACAGAAGACGAGCCCGAGCAGCGGGACAGTGAGAGCCGGCGGGGTCAGCCCGGGGCAGGGGGTGCCAACAACCAACAGACTTGA